The following are encoded in a window of Tessaracoccus flavescens genomic DNA:
- a CDS encoding ATP-binding cassette domain-containing protein: protein MTPKTHQEQPVSNRDVIRVRGARTNNLRDVDVDIPKKQLTVVTGVSGSGKSSLAFDTIAAESQRLLGATYPAFVQNLMPHLPRPDVDTLEGLSASIVVDQAPLGANPRSTVGTATDAWSLLRQLYAGHGTPPVPGPHALSFNASTGMCLACEGTGRTATLDVDLVLDRSLSLNDGAITFPNFTVGSLFWKVYARSGVFDNDKPVQSYTPAELEYLLTGTGPNVDTGTYPMAYEGVLTKITRLYLSKDPAALKPRLREALEHAATTGPCSDCAGTRLNSAARACTIDNTPITTCHAMPATDLHRWLVDLDLPAAVPLIAQLQSLLANLARVGLGYLALDRPTSTLSGGEGQRIRTVLHLDSALTDLTYVFDEPAAGLHAHDTAQVVTLLHALRDKGNTVLVVEHHPDVITAADHVIDLGPGAGTDGGTITFQGTPAQLTHTHTPTAAALAARPTLNLTPRTPTGTLRIRDATTHNLHHLDIDIPLGVLTCITGVAGAGKTSLLTNLPRRDDLAVIDQRPIRGSRRSTPATYTGVMDWLRDAFAKAGSTPGHKLKPSMFSANSAGACPDCTGLGVTYLDAPGSGPVPVTCTTCNGARYTAGVLTHTLDGVTIADALGLPVADAATRYTNTPAGPPLAGLVDVGLGYLTLGQPLSTLSGGERQRLRLATRIAQSATIYALDEPTTGLHMSDVDTLTRLLHRLVDTGATVVVADHHLNLIATADHVIDLGPDAGPGGGHITYQGPAADLSTTDTNTGRALAARLAL from the coding sequence ATGACCCCCAAGACCCACCAGGAGCAGCCCGTGTCGAATCGCGACGTCATAAGGGTGCGCGGCGCCCGCACGAACAACTTGCGCGATGTCGACGTCGACATCCCGAAGAAGCAACTCACCGTGGTGACCGGGGTCTCGGGATCGGGCAAGTCCTCCCTGGCCTTCGACACCATCGCGGCTGAGTCCCAGCGGCTGCTCGGCGCGACGTACCCGGCCTTCGTCCAGAACCTCATGCCCCACCTGCCGCGCCCCGATGTCGACACCCTCGAAGGGCTCAGCGCGTCGATCGTCGTTGACCAGGCCCCCCTGGGCGCCAACCCCCGCTCCACTGTCGGGACCGCGACCGATGCCTGGTCCCTGCTGCGCCAGCTCTACGCCGGGCACGGCACCCCGCCGGTGCCCGGTCCCCACGCGCTGTCCTTCAACGCTTCCACCGGGATGTGCCTGGCCTGCGAGGGCACCGGGCGCACCGCCACGCTCGACGTCGATCTCGTCCTGGACCGATCCCTGTCGTTGAACGACGGCGCGATCACCTTCCCCAACTTCACCGTCGGGTCCCTGTTCTGGAAGGTGTACGCCCGCAGCGGGGTGTTCGACAACGACAAGCCGGTGCAGTCGTACACCCCGGCCGAGCTCGAATACCTCCTGACCGGCACCGGCCCGAACGTCGACACCGGCACCTACCCCATGGCCTACGAAGGAGTCCTGACCAAGATCACCCGCCTGTACCTCTCCAAGGACCCCGCCGCGCTCAAACCACGCCTGCGCGAGGCCCTCGAGCACGCCGCCACCACCGGGCCCTGCTCCGATTGCGCCGGCACCCGTCTGAACTCAGCCGCCCGCGCCTGCACCATCGACAACACCCCCATCACCACATGCCACGCCATGCCCGCCACGGACCTGCACCGTTGGCTCGTGGACCTCGACCTGCCAGCCGCAGTACCGCTCATCGCCCAGCTGCAGTCCCTGCTGGCCAACCTCGCCCGCGTCGGCCTGGGCTACCTGGCCCTGGACCGCCCCACCTCCACCCTGTCCGGCGGCGAGGGACAACGCATCCGCACCGTCCTTCATCTCGACTCCGCCCTCACCGACCTGACCTACGTGTTCGACGAACCCGCGGCCGGGCTCCACGCCCACGACACCGCCCAGGTCGTCACGCTTCTGCACGCACTGCGCGACAAGGGCAACACCGTCCTGGTCGTCGAGCACCACCCCGACGTCATCACCGCCGCCGACCACGTCATCGACCTGGGCCCGGGCGCAGGCACCGACGGTGGCACCATCACCTTCCAGGGCACCCCCGCACAACTCACCCACACGCACACGCCCACCGCCGCAGCCCTCGCAGCCCGACCCACCCTCAACCTCACGCCCCGCACCCCCACCGGCACCCTGCGCATCCGCGATGCCACAACCCACAACCTGCACCACCTCGACATCGACATCCCGCTGGGCGTCCTGACCTGCATCACCGGCGTCGCCGGTGCGGGGAAGACCTCTCTCCTGACGAACCTGCCCCGACGCGACGACCTCGCAGTCATCGACCAACGCCCCATCCGCGGATCACGACGCTCGACCCCCGCCACATACACCGGCGTCATGGACTGGCTGCGAGACGCCTTCGCCAAAGCAGGAAGCACCCCCGGACACAAGCTCAAGCCCTCCATGTTCAGCGCCAACAGCGCCGGCGCCTGCCCCGACTGCACCGGCCTGGGCGTCACCTACCTCGACGCCCCCGGAAGCGGCCCCGTCCCCGTCACCTGCACCACCTGCAACGGCGCCCGCTACACCGCAGGCGTGCTCACCCACACCCTGGACGGCGTGACGATCGCCGACGCCCTCGGCCTGCCGGTCGCCGACGCCGCCACCCGCTACACCAACACTCCCGCAGGCCCGCCGCTGGCCGGACTGGTCGATGTCGGCCTGGGCTACCTCACCCTCGGACAACCCCTATCCACCCTCTCCGGTGGAGAACGCCAACGCCTACGTCTTGCCACCCGCATCGCGCAGTCCGCCACCATCTACGCCCTGGACGAGCCCACCACAGGGCTGCACATGAGCGACGTCGACACCCTGACCCGGCTGCTTCACCGCCTTGTCGATACCGGCGCGACCGTCGTCGTCGCCGACCACCACCTGAACCTGATCGCCACCGCCGACCACGTCATCGACCTCGGCCCCGACGCAGGACCCGGTGGCGGCCACATCACCTACCAAGGACCAGCCGCCGACTTGTCCACCACCGACACCAACACCGGCCGAGCCCTCGCCGCGCGACTCGCCCTGTGA
- a CDS encoding helix-turn-helix transcriptional regulator, whose protein sequence is MADTSARILRLLSLLEARVEWLGGDLAKRLGVSARTVRRDIDTLRELGYPVEAVPGPGGGYRLGAAGKLPPLVLDDDQAIAISLALQTAPATVTGIDDAVARALTTLRQVMPARLRAASEAFEVTALRNYWEFSAPPIDVATLQAVGSAIRTSSCLRFDYADPDGRVPGPGDADFRPPHDVEPHHLVVWAGRWYLVARDRNHGTWGTYRVDRIRPKTPAGRPFTPTPLDPDDLNRLVVQNPDRGDTPGQWQCVGTATLPLPADVVARWAPGGSAVAPIDRQSCRLTIGGWSWAGVAGLFITFDTDLTNVEPSGLRDALATIRRRLEPAPLGGLRPTLQQ, encoded by the coding sequence ATGGCCGATACCTCCGCCCGCATCCTGCGGCTGCTGTCCCTGCTCGAGGCGCGCGTCGAGTGGCTCGGTGGCGACCTCGCCAAGCGGCTCGGGGTGTCGGCGAGGACGGTGCGCCGGGACATCGACACACTGCGCGAGCTCGGCTACCCCGTCGAGGCCGTGCCCGGTCCCGGTGGTGGCTACCGGCTCGGCGCCGCCGGGAAGCTCCCGCCCCTGGTGCTGGACGACGACCAGGCCATCGCCATCTCGCTGGCCCTGCAGACCGCACCAGCGACCGTGACCGGAATCGACGACGCCGTCGCCCGAGCGCTGACGACCCTGCGCCAGGTCATGCCCGCACGCCTTCGCGCCGCCAGCGAAGCCTTCGAGGTCACCGCACTGCGCAACTACTGGGAATTCTCGGCGCCACCCATCGACGTCGCGACGCTGCAGGCCGTTGGGTCCGCGATCCGCACGAGCTCGTGCCTGAGGTTCGACTACGCAGACCCCGACGGGCGCGTCCCCGGGCCGGGCGACGCCGACTTCCGCCCGCCACACGACGTCGAGCCCCACCACCTCGTCGTGTGGGCCGGCCGCTGGTACCTCGTCGCCCGCGACCGCAACCACGGCACCTGGGGCACCTACCGGGTCGATCGCATCCGCCCCAAGACCCCCGCCGGCCGCCCCTTCACCCCCACCCCCCTCGACCCCGACGACCTGAACCGGCTCGTCGTGCAGAACCCCGACCGAGGCGACACCCCCGGCCAGTGGCAGTGCGTCGGCACCGCAACCCTCCCGCTGCCCGCAGACGTCGTCGCCCGCTGGGCCCCCGGCGGATCCGCCGTCGCCCCCATCGACCGACAGTCCTGCCGCCTGACGATCGGGGGGTGGTCCTGGGCTGGAGTCGCCGGCCTCTTTATCACCTTCGACACGGACCTCACGAATGTCGAACCGTCCGGCCTACGCGACGCCCTCGCCACCATCCGGCGACGCCTAGAACCCGCCCCGCTGGGGGGTCTACGCCCAACACTCCAACAGTAA
- a CDS encoding FGGY-family carbohydrate kinase, with protein MSPSVIAVDLGATSGRVVLTSFEDGRLALTEVHRFPTAATRTDAGLQLDVDALYAHIQDGIAGAMKLAGGEVAAVGIDCWAVDYGLLGDHGPLGRPFNYRDERTAVGKAEVERLIDAAELYSRVGIQDNAINTVNQLVEDRLAGRLDDARLFLLLPDLIGHRLTGRAVAERTNASTTSLLDPVDGDWDWELIDRLGLPRHIFPELIEPGTVVGTIIDGPAAGIELVAVGSHDTASAVVGAPLTGPDDVFISSGTWSLIGMELDAPILTEASRRANLTNEAGVDGTVRYLKNVMGMWLLSEAGRAWAEAGREVSIPSLVVEAEGVEDALRFDATDPTLLHPGDMPARLTALVGGDARMDDPAFLARTVLESLADAYAATVAELARITGRRPERIVIVGGGANNALLSQLTADRTGLPVTAGPVEATAIGNSLSQARATGLVSGTLTDLRRIVMTSSETTSYSPDPRAVLAALSNEFGADPAFVRAGGGNSSVKLDGVLWIKPSGVSMATLAADDLVPLDLDLLNGSLDAPDPDPALGDPVNHIAGLARRDDGPRRPSVEILFHALIPDTYVVHTHPLLINAVTCNTVGRELTRDLFGDEVLWVEYVDPGLPLARLVKQRREEFTQRTGQEPPAATFLMNHGLIVSGEDPNRIRAISHDIMARIEAAVADDSRAVDTLATLAAAFKAAVGAEHVALDAGQIASGFPTTEAGSRFLTDGPLIPDQIVYAGSFPVVLHPGEPVADAVEAFRRDHGNDPVIAVVPGLGVVGSGDSACSAKTALEVYVDALTVGVAATRLGSVRALDERERSFIETWEAEAYRKQVAKN; from the coding sequence ATGTCGCCCTCGGTCATCGCCGTCGACCTCGGAGCCACCAGCGGAAGGGTTGTGCTCACCTCCTTCGAGGACGGTCGGCTGGCGCTGACCGAGGTGCACCGCTTCCCCACCGCCGCGACCCGCACCGACGCTGGCCTCCAGCTCGACGTCGACGCCCTCTACGCACACATCCAGGACGGCATCGCCGGGGCCATGAAGCTCGCAGGCGGCGAGGTCGCGGCGGTGGGGATCGACTGCTGGGCCGTCGACTATGGCCTCCTGGGAGACCACGGCCCGCTCGGCCGTCCCTTCAACTACCGCGACGAGCGCACCGCCGTCGGCAAGGCGGAGGTCGAGCGGCTCATCGACGCGGCCGAGCTCTACTCGCGCGTCGGCATCCAGGACAACGCGATCAACACCGTCAACCAGCTCGTCGAGGACCGCCTCGCGGGGAGGCTCGACGACGCGCGGCTCTTCCTGCTGCTGCCCGACCTGATCGGCCACCGGCTGACCGGGCGCGCCGTCGCCGAGCGCACCAACGCGTCGACCACCTCACTGCTCGACCCCGTCGACGGCGACTGGGACTGGGAGCTGATCGACCGACTAGGACTGCCTCGCCACATCTTCCCTGAGCTCATCGAGCCGGGAACGGTGGTCGGCACCATCATCGACGGCCCCGCCGCCGGGATTGAGCTGGTCGCGGTCGGCTCCCACGACACGGCCTCCGCCGTCGTCGGCGCCCCGCTGACCGGTCCCGACGACGTCTTCATCTCGTCCGGCACGTGGTCGTTGATCGGCATGGAGCTCGACGCGCCCATCCTGACCGAGGCCTCCCGGCGGGCGAACCTGACCAACGAGGCCGGCGTGGACGGCACCGTCCGCTACCTCAAGAACGTGATGGGCATGTGGCTGCTGTCGGAGGCGGGACGCGCCTGGGCCGAGGCCGGCCGCGAGGTGTCGATCCCGTCCCTCGTGGTCGAGGCGGAGGGCGTCGAGGACGCGTTGCGCTTCGACGCCACCGATCCGACGCTGCTGCACCCGGGCGACATGCCTGCGCGGCTCACGGCACTCGTCGGGGGCGACGCCCGGATGGACGATCCGGCCTTCCTCGCCCGCACCGTCCTCGAGTCACTGGCGGACGCCTACGCCGCGACCGTCGCCGAACTGGCGCGGATCACCGGCAGACGGCCCGAGCGGATCGTCATCGTCGGCGGGGGCGCGAACAACGCGCTGCTCAGCCAGTTGACGGCCGACCGGACCGGTCTTCCGGTGACCGCTGGCCCGGTGGAGGCGACCGCCATCGGCAACTCCCTCAGCCAGGCGCGGGCGACGGGGCTCGTGTCCGGCACCCTGACCGACCTCAGAAGGATCGTCATGACCTCAAGCGAGACCACCTCCTACTCCCCCGACCCCCGGGCCGTGCTCGCCGCGCTCAGCAACGAGTTCGGCGCCGACCCCGCCTTCGTCCGCGCCGGCGGCGGCAACTCGTCGGTGAAGCTCGACGGGGTGCTGTGGATCAAGCCGAGCGGCGTCTCGATGGCGACCCTGGCGGCCGATGACCTCGTCCCGCTCGACCTCGACCTGCTCAACGGTTCGCTCGACGCACCCGACCCCGACCCGGCGCTCGGCGACCCCGTCAACCACATCGCCGGCCTCGCGCGCCGCGACGACGGGCCGCGCAGACCGTCGGTGGAGATCCTCTTCCATGCCCTGATCCCCGACACCTACGTCGTGCACACGCACCCACTGCTGATCAACGCGGTCACCTGCAACACCGTCGGCCGCGAGCTCACCCGCGACCTGTTCGGCGACGAGGTGCTGTGGGTCGAGTACGTCGACCCCGGCCTCCCGCTCGCCCGGCTCGTCAAGCAGCGACGCGAGGAGTTCACCCAGCGCACAGGCCAGGAACCGCCTGCCGCGACGTTCCTGATGAACCACGGACTGATCGTCTCCGGTGAGGATCCGAACCGGATCCGCGCGATCAGCCACGACATCATGGCCAGAATCGAGGCGGCGGTCGCCGACGACAGCCGCGCCGTCGACACGCTCGCGACCCTCGCCGCGGCTTTCAAGGCGGCGGTCGGCGCGGAGCACGTCGCCCTCGACGCCGGCCAGATCGCCAGCGGATTCCCCACCACGGAGGCGGGGTCGCGGTTCCTGACGGACGGCCCGCTGATCCCGGACCAGATCGTCTACGCCGGCTCCTTCCCCGTGGTGCTCCACCCTGGCGAGCCGGTGGCCGATGCCGTGGAGGCGTTTCGCCGCGACCACGGCAACGACCCGGTGATCGCCGTCGTCCCCGGCCTCGGAGTGGTCGGGTCCGGCGACTCGGCGTGCTCCGCCAAGACGGCGCTGGAGGTGTACGTGGACGCGCTGACGGTCGGCGTGGCGGCGACCCGGCTCGGCTCCGTCCGGGCCCTCGACGAGCGGGAACGCTCGTTCATCGAGACGTGGGAGGCGGAGGCCTACCGCAAGCAGGTCGCCAAGAACTGA
- a CDS encoding MFS transporter, whose protein sequence is MTSPQDTSADARVGGRAASLALLVVLFASFMDLLDVTIVTVAAPHIAADLNASPAQLQWMLAAYTLALGSGLITGGRIGDDYGRRRVFLAALAAFAIASAACALAPTAGALIAVRAVQGLAGGFMVPQVFGIIRSSFEPAAMAKAFGAYGAVQGLASVAGPLIGGALVDADLAGLGWRTIFWINIPVAVVALVLGWRVLPESRAAAHSRLDVIGALLASVGVLLVLLPLVQGRDWGWPTWGWVLLTAGVLILAGFLRFESALARRGGEPVLAPDLLRVRPFVAGLTASVLFFGGLASFFLVLSIYLQAGTGRSAWDTGLVILPYALGSMLTSGAGVALAARAGRALLVAGSLTLAASQALLWWLVRDGATPGYWPLAAAMFLGGLGLGLAAPILVNVVLAGVPGRRAGAAGGVLSTVNQIGGAVGVAVLGTVFFNAASSAGTATAPAELFGDALAQAMPWQVATYLLAAVAMLALPKTAATHQD, encoded by the coding sequence ATGACTTCTCCTCAAGACACCTCAGCGGATGCTCGGGTCGGCGGCCGGGCGGCATCGCTCGCGCTGCTGGTCGTGCTGTTCGCCTCGTTCATGGACCTGCTCGACGTCACCATCGTCACGGTCGCGGCCCCGCACATCGCGGCAGACCTGAACGCCTCGCCAGCGCAGCTGCAGTGGATGCTCGCCGCGTACACCCTGGCGCTGGGCTCGGGCCTGATCACCGGTGGCCGCATCGGCGACGACTACGGACGACGCCGGGTGTTCCTGGCCGCCTTGGCGGCCTTCGCCATCGCGTCCGCAGCGTGCGCCCTGGCCCCGACTGCGGGCGCGCTCATCGCCGTTCGGGCGGTCCAGGGACTCGCGGGCGGGTTCATGGTCCCGCAGGTCTTCGGGATCATCCGCTCCTCCTTCGAGCCGGCGGCGATGGCCAAGGCCTTCGGCGCCTACGGCGCCGTCCAGGGCCTGGCCTCGGTCGCCGGACCTCTGATCGGCGGAGCTCTGGTCGACGCCGACCTGGCGGGCCTGGGCTGGCGCACGATCTTCTGGATCAACATCCCCGTCGCCGTTGTCGCTCTCGTGCTGGGTTGGCGGGTCCTGCCCGAGTCCCGCGCTGCGGCCCACTCTCGCCTAGACGTCATTGGGGCCCTGCTCGCTTCCGTCGGGGTGCTGCTGGTGCTGCTGCCCCTCGTCCAGGGTCGCGACTGGGGCTGGCCCACCTGGGGCTGGGTTCTGCTGACCGCCGGCGTGCTCATCCTGGCCGGGTTCCTGCGCTTCGAGAGCGCCCTTGCACGCCGCGGCGGGGAGCCTGTGCTCGCCCCCGACCTGCTCAGGGTCCGCCCGTTCGTCGCGGGCCTGACCGCGTCGGTGTTGTTCTTCGGGGGCCTGGCCTCGTTCTTCCTCGTCCTGTCGATCTACCTGCAGGCCGGAACCGGCCGCTCGGCCTGGGACACGGGCCTGGTGATCCTGCCGTACGCCCTCGGGTCGATGCTCACCTCCGGTGCGGGTGTCGCCCTCGCCGCGAGGGCCGGGCGAGCCCTGCTCGTGGCCGGCTCGCTGACTCTGGCCGCGTCTCAGGCGCTGCTGTGGTGGCTCGTCCGCGATGGCGCCACCCCCGGCTACTGGCCCCTGGCCGCCGCCATGTTCCTCGGCGGCCTCGGCCTGGGACTGGCCGCGCCGATCCTGGTCAACGTCGTCCTGGCCGGCGTTCCCGGCCGCCGCGCCGGCGCCGCCGGCGGGGTGCTGTCCACCGTCAACCAGATCGGCGGAGCGGTCGGCGTCGCCGTCCTCGGCACCGTCTTCTTCAACGCCGCCTCGAGCGCCGGCACAGCGACCGCGCCGGCCGAGCTGTTCGGCGACGCCCTGGCCCAGGCGATGCCCTGGCAGGTCGCCACCTACCTGCTTGCGGCTGTCGCGATGCTCGCCCTGCCCAAGACCGCAGCGACCCACCAGGACTGA
- a CDS encoding IS481 family transposase has translation MSHANAALTPRHRLKVARLVVDDGWPISDVAARFQVSWPTVKRWVDRYLSGEPMSDRSSRPKSSPNRTPRVVAKRCVSLRMRLREGPVQLAARLGIAPSTVHRILTTARMNRLSYVDRATGEPIRRYEHPHPGSLVHVDVKKLGNIPDGGGWRYVGRLQGGRNRAATPDKPRNQYGGPKLGYAFVHTVIDDHSRVAYTEVHDDETAITAVAVLHRAVEWFADLGVTIERVLSDNGGAYRSHLWRDTCEALSITPKRTRPYRPQTNGKVERFHRTMADGWAYARCYTSEQERRDALPGWLHQYNQHRPHTACDNQPPFSRLINVPEQYI, from the coding sequence ATGTCACACGCGAATGCGGCACTGACACCCCGCCATCGCCTCAAGGTCGCCCGCCTCGTCGTCGACGACGGGTGGCCGATCAGCGACGTCGCCGCCCGCTTCCAGGTCTCCTGGCCCACGGTGAAGCGCTGGGTCGACCGTTACCTATCCGGCGAGCCCATGTCCGACCGCTCTTCGCGCCCGAAGTCGTCCCCCAACAGAACCCCGCGAGTGGTGGCGAAGCGGTGCGTGAGCCTGCGAATGCGGCTGCGGGAAGGGCCAGTGCAGCTCGCCGCCCGGCTCGGCATCGCCCCGTCGACGGTTCACCGCATCCTCACGACGGCGCGCATGAACCGGCTGTCGTACGTCGACCGGGCCACGGGCGAACCGATCCGCCGGTACGAACATCCACACCCTGGATCGCTGGTGCACGTGGACGTGAAGAAGCTCGGCAACATCCCCGACGGCGGCGGGTGGCGCTACGTCGGACGACTCCAAGGCGGACGCAACCGCGCCGCCACCCCCGACAAGCCACGCAACCAGTACGGCGGGCCGAAGCTCGGGTACGCGTTCGTCCACACAGTCATCGACGACCACTCCCGCGTGGCATACACGGAGGTCCACGACGACGAGACCGCCATCACGGCTGTCGCCGTCCTGCACCGCGCTGTGGAGTGGTTCGCCGACCTCGGTGTCACGATCGAGCGTGTGTTGTCGGACAACGGCGGCGCCTACCGCTCACACCTGTGGCGGGACACCTGCGAGGCACTGTCGATCACCCCGAAGCGGACTCGCCCGTACCGCCCGCAGACCAACGGGAAGGTGGAGCGCTTCCACCGGACCATGGCCGACGGGTGGGCCTACGCCCGCTGCTACACCAGCGAGCAAGAACGCCGAGACGCCCTCCCCGGCTGGCTCCACCAGTACAACCAGCATCGCCCCCACACGGCCTGCGACAACCAGCCGCCGTTCTCACGATTGATCAACGTCCCCGAGCAGTACATCTAG